In the genome of Dromiciops gliroides isolate mDroGli1 chromosome 1, mDroGli1.pri, whole genome shotgun sequence, the window agaaatgaaggaacaaaggaaggaagggagggaggaaggaaggaacgaaggatgGATTAGGTTAATATATAATCCTTCCACCCTGCTCCCTCAGCCCCAATGATCATAGCAAAGTAATCCAGGATTTTCAAGAGAGatgataggaggcagctaggtggcacagtggataaagcactggccttggattcaggaggacctgagttcaaatctggcctcagacacttgacacttactagctgtgtgaccctgggcaagtcacttaaccctcattgccccagaaaaaaggggggatagcccaatggggagaggaggggaaaggaacacATCTGGAAATGAAGGAGATATGTCAGTCCCTCCCTAAGCACTGCGGATCTAAAGAAGGATAAGAACAGAGtacttgccttcaaagagttcacagtccAATAGAATATTAAAAGCAATAGTTGTTAATAAATTaagacataaaattttaaaatttacaacatGGATctgagtggggaaaaaagaggcTACACCCTTCTCTTATTAGGCCCTGTGCTGTTTCTCACCCACctccaaagtccttcttgattTCCTTTATGAGCTTCAAAAAGTTCTGGTAGGTTTTGTTTGGTAGATATTTTATTACAGCCTTAACCCATCTCTCATCAGGGTTGGCACAGATGATGTTGTTCTTCCGAAGCCGGAAGCTGAAATAAGATGGGTCATTAGTTAGCATGGCAGGGCCTAGGGATGGGGACTAGGAATATGGAACCAGACCACTTGGAGTCTGGAGTTTGAGAGGCAGGGGGATGTAGGGTCTGGAGGTCCAGATACCAGAGGGACAGGTGCTGGAAACTGGGAGTCTGGGGGACAATAGGCAAGGGAGTGAGAACTTGGATCAGCAGCAACTGGGGAATGGGATACTGTGGGCTTAGAGTCAAAGACACAAAGTGACCAAAGGGTCAAGGACTTGGAGATTTGAGGAACCATGGAGACCAGGGATCAGGGATATTGGATATTGGAAGCTAGAGGTCTGAAAGACAAGAACAAGGACCCGGAAGTCTAGAGACTGAGAGATTTGAGTCCAAAAGGATCAGAATTCAAGAAACTAGGGGCTGGGCCTAGGAAGTCTGCGGGCTTGGGAGTCTGGAGTCCAAGGAATAGGAGAACAAAAGAGCGGGGCATGGCAGAGTGTCAAGGGGCTACATATCAAGAGACTTGGAGAACCAGTAACTGGCAGCTGGTGGATCCAATGGATCAAAGGATCAAAACCTGAGGGGCTCTGGTTGAGGAGAATAATCCCATAAGCCTCCCAGAGAGGAATCTAGCCTCCGggaaggaagtggggaggaaaggagttCTTCTGAATCTGGGATGGAGGTACACATGGTGGGGAGTGGAAGGAAGCCTTCCTTTAGCACTGAAACAAGCTAAAGTTTCTTCTTCTTGTCAGTCCATCCCTCCCTattccaagaagaaaaataaatatataagaaggTCCGGGTATCAAGTGAGTAGACTACAGGACTATTAGTTCTgatcaatcaatcgatcaataagcattaagtgtgccaagcactgtgctaagggtttggaacacaaagaaaggcagaaattgcCCTGCCCCAAGGATCTTTCAGTCTAATAAGACAGGGGAGGGGACAACATGTACATCTATAAGCATACTCTCTtatgagggggtgggggtggggtgctgtACCCAGCCTCGGACCAAGGGAGAAGGAGGGCCAATTTCATTAGTCCATGGCTCCCTCCCCCTACTTTGGCTGGCTAATCTATGCCTTGGTTGCTTCTCATTACTCCTCCAGTCCAGCCCAACCTATATATCTAGGAGCCTTAGTCTCTGGTCCTTCCCCAGACCCTTGGATTATAACTGAGCAGACACAGGCCTAGACAGCCTTACACCCATAGCTGggcttctctcctccttctctctttattACTCCAAACCCCCCTTTCCTGTCCTAAGACTGGGCATGTTTAATGTCCTAAAATCAATGCGAGGTAGAAAGGCTCTTAGAGATTATTGCTTCTATTCCCCATGTTAGAGAAAAAAGacccagagaaaagaagggaactTCCTAAGGGCACTCACATGACAGCCCGGAGATTGCAGCTCCCGTTCACCTCTTGAATCGTGTAATTCCTGATATGCCATAAAATGCCTGCTT includes:
- the CCL25 gene encoding C-C motif chemokine 25 encodes the protein MNLQLLTCLLVALIPVVSSQGTYEDCCLRYSRLRKAGILWHIRNYTIQEVNGSCNLRAVIFRLRKNNIICANPDERWVKAVIKYLPNKTYQNFLKLIKEIKKDFGGNITNTTLGHVVQAHRRHGVGRHQMRLEHI